A single window of Solenopsis invicta isolate M01_SB chromosome 3, UNIL_Sinv_3.0, whole genome shotgun sequence DNA harbors:
- the LOC105193065 gene encoding uncharacterized protein LOC105193065 yields MRLTELYHAYEEYNEELAMLDSSDAYVEEFENLQDRFYNLTSKIEDMFNATGTSSANSSVSHDETRVNNDESVTRKRRIKLPEASLPTFDGRFEGWLSFKNAFQNMISSHSDLSDVDKLHYLKSALTGDAARKINIFTVDKINYDKAWDLLERSYEVRRILIDRHISSILNLPPQERETTSGFSKLAQQHVAALNALGISITPEVVVHVLRSKLPKATLEKWEATLEMNECPGLDQMYDFLYKTAVCASMRERTLELEKCKGEPPAKKKRFQPENKAFVSNIGRKENNCIVCKSKRHPLYLCDKFKQLPIPKHIETVKGAKPCQNCMRSHRDRPYKFSSCSICQKRHNTLLHIEGYAGKSNLKNDVD; encoded by the coding sequence ATGCGTTTGACTGAACTGTACCACGCGTACGAGGAGTATAATGAAGAGCTCGCAATGCTAGATTCGAGCGACGCGTATGTTGAGGAATTCGAGAATCTTCAGGATCGTTTTTATAATCTCACGAGTAAGATCGAAGATATGTTTAATGCTACGGGTACTTCGAGCGCTAATTCCAGCGTATCGCATGATGAAACGCGAGTCAATAATGATGAAAGCGTGACAAGGAAGAGACGAATTAAATTACCTGAGGCGTCTCTTCCAACGTTCGACGGCCGTTTCGAAGGCTggttatcatttaaaaacgcgtTTCAAAATATGATCAGTTCGCATTCGGATTTATCGGATGTCGACAAGCTGCATTATCTGAAATCAGCGTTAACAGGTGATGCTGcgcgtaaaataaatatattcacggtagataaaattaattacgataAGGCATGGGACTTGCTTGAGCGTTCCTACGAAGTGAGACGTATTTTGATAGATCGACATATTTCCTCAATCCTGAATTTACCCCCTCAGGAGAGAGAGACCACGAGCGGTTTTTCGAAGCTCGCGCAGCAGCACGTCGCGGCTTTAAACGCGTTAGGCATTTCCATCACGCCCGAAGTAGTTGTGCACGTTTTAAGAAGCAAGCTACCAAAAGCGACATTGGAAAAGTGGGAAGCGACTCTCGAAATGAATGAATGTCCGGGACTTGACCAAATGTacgattttttatacaaaactgcGGTATGTGCATCTATGCGTGAGAGGACACTGGAATTAGAGAAATGCAAGGGCGAACCTCCCGCGAAAAAGAAGCGTTTTCAACCAGAAAACAAGGCTTTCGTGTCAAATATTGGTCGCAAGGAAAACAATTGCATCGTGTGTAAATCGAAGCGGCATCCGCTGTATCTATGCgacaaatttaaacaattgcCGATACCCAAGCATATTGAAACAGTGAAGGGCGCGAAGCCTTGCCAAAATTGCATGCGTTCTCATCGCGATCGCCCTTACAAATTTTCAAGCTGTTCGATTTGCCAGAAGCGTCACAATACGCTTCTTCATATTGAGGGATACGCAGGCAAGTCTAATTTGAAAAACGATGTCGATTAG